A window of Castanea sativa cultivar Marrone di Chiusa Pesio chromosome 1, ASM4071231v1 contains these coding sequences:
- the LOC142622179 gene encoding uncharacterized protein LOC142622179, giving the protein MCGAKWALAFINYIVVPLITLTITPYVWNIVGLSWNKVGWDLEPTMQSSSVFLTAKPPGAAWAPLRVNSLYTSRPPTPTTTNNDPSSMAAAGPKWAQKTITLPPQRRGCHLITPKIVKEIGQDLSEFKCGLAHLFLQHTSASLTINENYDSDVREDTETFLNRIVPEGRSAPWKHTMEGPDDMPAHIKSSMFGCTLTVPITNGQLNMGTWQGIWLCEHRDQATPRKVVVTLNGI; this is encoded by the exons ATGTGTGGAGCGAAGTGGGCGTTAGCATTCATCAATTACATAGTTGTGCCACTTATAACCCTGACCATCACACCCTACGTCTGGAACATTGTTGGGCTTAGTTGGAATAAGGTGGGCTGGGATTTGGAACCCACCATGCAAAGCTCCTCAGTATTCTTAACTGCCAAGCCTCCTGGTGCTGCCTGGGCTCCCCTTCGCGTGAACTCGCTGTACACAAGTCGACCACCGACTCCgaccaccaccaacaacgatCCCAGTTCAATGGCGGCAGCTGGTCCTAAGTGGGCTCAGAAAACCATAACTCTTCCTCCCCAGAGAAGGGGTTGTCATCTCATCACTCCTAAG ATTGTGAAGGAAATTGGGCAAGATCTGTCAGAATTCAAGTGTGGCCTTGCTCATCTCTTCT TGCAGCACACAAGTGCTTCTCTTACTATCAATGAGAACTATGACTCTGATGTCCGGGAAGATACTGAGACATTCCTCAACAGGATAGTTCCAGAG GGACGGTCTGCTCCTTGGAAGCATACAATGGAAG GCCCAGATGACATGCCAGCACATATCAAATCTTCAATGTTTGGTTGCACACTCAC GGTCCCAATTACAAATGGACAGCTTAACATGGGAACCTGGCAG